The Eleginops maclovinus isolate JMC-PN-2008 ecotype Puerto Natales chromosome 10, JC_Emac_rtc_rv5, whole genome shotgun sequence nucleotide sequence tGCAGGGTCTGAGAAGGCCAGCCTGAGGGAAGCTTCGCCTGCCAGGCGATCCCCGGATCTCCAAAAAATTGACCTAGATGCCAAAGAGGAAAGCGCCGACGAAGATATCGCGCTTGAGGAAAGTGACTCTGAAGAGCCAAAGAAAGAAATAGACCAGGAAGACGACTGGAGGAGGAAATCGGACGAGCTGGACTCCGATAGAAAGCCCTGTCGAAAGAAGAAGACGCGCACGGTGTTTTCCAGGAGTCAGGTCTTCCAGCTGGAGTCCACCTTCGACATCAAGCGCTACCTGAGCAGCTCAGAGAGGGCCGGCCTGGCTGCGTCCCTGCACTTGACAGAGACGCAGGTGAAAATTTGGTTTCAGAACCGGAGGAATAAGTGGAAAAGGCAGCTGGCCGCGGAGCTGGAGGCGGCAAACATGAGCCATGCGGCGGCGCAGAGGATTGTGCGTGTGCCCATACTTTACCATGAGAACGGAGCCCCAGAATCGGCCGGGGGCCCCGCTGCAAACTCGCCTAGCAGCCAGTCACTGCTGGCTTTCCCCCACCACATGTACTATTCCCACCATGTCCCACTGTTGAGGCCTGTGCAACACTGACTGTGCACCATGAgctgtacacatgtttttaaacGAGAGTGATCTTCATTGAAAAAAACCCCcaattttgtacattttgtagattaaatgaacacaatgttatgttatataattattattattattattattattattattattattattattattattattattattattattaggcaGCCCTTATCCTGCTGAAGCGTCCCTTACGGCTCCATTTGGTTTTACATGAGGGacattcaaaacatattattacaaatattataatTGTTATTGGTAAAATTGTTACATGCTCTTAAGTGGgtcaatatattttaataatttaatgttttatttggaaaagaATAACTTGTTTTCAAACAGGATGACTGTCCATATGTATTTTACAGagatgtgtgtcagtgtttgtattAAACATGTGGAAtttaatattttgatattttcctATATTGTGCAATAATGTTGGCTTCACATTAGGCTACCAGCCTTTGTCACCATAGGCCATAGTTCACTTTGAATAGTGAAGACAATCATGGGatccttaaaaaaaatctgcagttGATgggcatttgtttttatgtcgCAATGTTTTCCGGTAATTTAAAAGCCATGCAAAGAGCCAAAAATAGTCTctgttttgtgtatgtttttctctGATATTGTTATTGAAAATCTGTATATTATGGTCTTAAGTAAAGATTTCGTTCCAAAAATGTTTCTATCTTTGATGTAAAAGCGATGTACATATATAACCATTCAATTATGTATTCTAGCTGTGTCCTAAAATTCTTGATTTTCAAACTTTTGTGAGGATTGAGGTTTTCTTTACGATTCTTTAGAAACACAATGTTAAAGGCGTTCAGGGGCTTTAGGGCACATTGAGGGACTGCAGGGAGGACCGTGCtctccaaaataaaacacttaaattgAATCATTTTAACAGTTATTCATTATGGCTACCAATTTAGTTTTGATGATTTGACACATTTTGCGCAATTCTTAAATCATTATTTGAGGAGCCATTGTTCTGGAATTACACTTTAAAGCGTAACACAGATCTTTTGCTATAGGGCTATTGTTTTGCTGTATTTGTTTCCAGGTATTCTGCAAACATTTGACAGAAAACGATAGATTAAGATAAAATACAATCACATTATCTCGATGACTTGCAATAATACAAATTCACAGTCTGCAGAAATAATTCAAGctagaaaaagtgaaaatccGAAAAATGCCAAAGTCAGGTCCCAGTGGCacaattaaaaagcaaagtcaGTCGTTACatcttcaaaaatgtaaatgatagcCTACTGCTTATGTTTAGAAAgacttgtgtttgttgtgacgTGTTGGAATTCTAAGGCTGGACCTATTTGCGTAAAGTTcccctaaataaataataggaaGAAAGGCTAGAGAAAGAAACAATTGTACAAAACAGCATAGGTATGCGTATACCATTGCTGAAGCTACTAAACAGCAGCCGACTAAATAAGAAAATCCTTTTTATCTACGTTACGTTTTCCTTGTTAGTTTGCCAATAGGCTAAGATTATCACGCTGTAGGCtggttttgatttttaaataattcatgattttgtttttctgatattGCATTGTATCACTCATGAAACAAACGGATACTCATACTtacagaagagagaggagagagcgagaaggagagagagagagagagagagagagagagagagagagagagcgaagagagagagagaaaaagagaaagagaacagtCCTGCATCATGTGATCTGCGCTGAGACAACGGAAATGGATATTATAAGCGTAAATGAACCAATGATGTCGCAGGCGGGAATTTAAACATTCGAGTCAACCAATCAGCATCCACTGAGGCATCGGCGGCGCTTGCTAAGGATACAGCGTCACGCAGCCACATTGCTTTGTAGCATTTCCACGTTATATACTCTACATTTTGCCGTAAATCAAGGTATAATAATCCTGCGGTGAAAGAACTGCATCAGTTGCGATTTGAGCACAGCACACTAAACCAAAGCGGTAAGTATAGTTAAACAGCTATCACCAAGTCTTTAACTTACGTTATCGTGAACGTTTTCAAGCTAGCGTTAGCATACACCAGTTCAAGTAGCAGAAGGCTAGGTGTAATTGCTGGATGTAGCGGTACAAGTTGTGTTGTCATTCTGAAGAACACGGTATATCGAGATCGCACAACGTAAAGTTATACCTGCCCCAGCGTTGCAACAGAAAGCCATATTATTTAGCTTTTACTTTTAAGTCAAATACTTAGTAGTGCTAGCTGGCAAGTTAAACCCTCAACCGCTGTCACTGGGCTAGGCTAACAACA carries:
- the hmx3b gene encoding homeobox protein HMX3-B, giving the protein MVIHIGQSTVMADSDAQETRQPAKDSPFSIKNLLNIEDKPAKPKSFLSSSRGVFEGNFFSRLGDLSFPRFELPTQRIGLSAQYLERASTWWYPYTLGTHLRTGGSEKASLREASPARRSPDLQKIDLDAKEESADEDIALEESDSEEPKKEIDQEDDWRRKSDELDSDRKPCRKKKTRTVFSRSQVFQLESTFDIKRYLSSSERAGLAASLHLTETQVKIWFQNRRNKWKRQLAAELEAANMSHAAAQRIVRVPILYHENGAPESAGGPAANSPSSQSLLAFPHHMYYSHHVPLLRPVQH